One Amorphoplanes digitatis genomic window carries:
- a CDS encoding SulP family inorganic anion transporter: protein MEHDQLMRRPTGSDVSAGLVTGLFSIPEGMAYAAIAGFSPVAGLFSGVVPAIVGSLTARTVLMVTTLTSAIALTSQSVLSSAGLDPADAGNVALLAVMTGLVMALMGALRLGAVMSFVSNAVMTGFSTGIALQIITGVLEDSTGYQPQGHNKLVRLGDWLLHLGSWQLTTTLVAAATVVVWALAHAVRRLETVALLVAMVAVTLAVGLLGTDVELVKGIAEIPASLPHLTVPDWPAFPALLGGAVSVALVALAQAAGIAPTVPNPDGSRGDMNRDFLAQGAANIAGGLFQSLPAGGSLSRTGVAVSAGSRTRWAGVFSGLWLAVIVLACAPLAERIPMPVIGGLILVVGGELIWGRRHDVALVWRTSKLSAAAMVVTFLGTTQLPLQQAVILSAVLSLLLYCAQAARQARLVALVRDEERQWTPAPVPERLASGTVTVLRYEGVSLFAELPRIDEHWPAVGDAHRPVLVLSLRGLPDVPSSGMIKLLRRRAAELGDAGGRLMLAGVDPHLLRILRDTGLADTLGDDGIVAADGPIMAPLERAVARAGRWLADRDDRG, encoded by the coding sequence ATGGAGCATGACCAGCTGATGCGCCGGCCGACCGGTTCGGATGTCTCCGCGGGCCTGGTGACCGGCCTGTTCAGCATCCCCGAGGGCATGGCGTACGCGGCGATCGCCGGGTTCAGCCCGGTCGCGGGGCTGTTCTCCGGGGTGGTGCCCGCGATCGTTGGGTCGCTGACCGCGCGCACGGTCCTCATGGTCACGACGTTGACCAGCGCGATCGCGCTGACCTCGCAGAGCGTGCTGTCCTCGGCGGGCCTGGACCCGGCGGACGCCGGCAACGTCGCGCTGCTGGCCGTCATGACCGGCCTCGTCATGGCGCTGATGGGTGCGCTGCGGCTCGGCGCGGTGATGAGCTTCGTGTCCAACGCGGTGATGACGGGCTTCTCCACCGGCATCGCCCTCCAGATCATCACCGGCGTGCTGGAGGACTCCACCGGTTACCAGCCGCAGGGACACAACAAGCTGGTGCGGCTCGGCGACTGGCTGCTGCACCTCGGATCGTGGCAGCTCACCACGACGCTGGTCGCGGCGGCCACCGTCGTCGTCTGGGCGCTGGCGCACGCGGTGCGCCGGCTGGAGACGGTGGCGCTGCTGGTCGCCATGGTCGCGGTGACCCTCGCGGTCGGGCTGCTCGGCACCGACGTCGAGCTGGTGAAGGGGATCGCGGAGATCCCCGCGTCGCTGCCGCACCTCACGGTGCCCGACTGGCCGGCGTTCCCGGCGCTGCTCGGCGGCGCGGTCTCGGTGGCGCTGGTGGCGCTGGCACAGGCCGCCGGCATCGCGCCGACCGTCCCGAACCCGGACGGCTCCCGCGGCGACATGAACCGTGACTTCCTCGCGCAGGGCGCGGCCAACATCGCGGGCGGGCTGTTCCAGTCGCTGCCGGCCGGCGGCTCCCTTTCCCGTACGGGGGTAGCGGTCTCCGCCGGGTCGCGTACCCGATGGGCGGGGGTCTTCTCCGGGTTGTGGCTCGCCGTCATCGTGCTGGCCTGCGCGCCGCTGGCCGAACGGATCCCGATGCCGGTCATCGGCGGGCTGATCCTCGTCGTCGGCGGCGAGCTGATCTGGGGGCGGCGCCACGACGTCGCGCTCGTCTGGCGCACCTCGAAGCTGTCGGCCGCGGCGATGGTGGTGACGTTCCTCGGCACCACCCAGCTGCCCCTGCAACAGGCCGTCATCCTGTCGGCGGTGCTCTCGCTGCTGCTCTACTGCGCGCAGGCGGCCCGCCAGGCCCGGCTGGTCGCACTGGTACGCGACGAGGAGCGGCAGTGGACGCCGGCGCCGGTTCCGGAGCGGCTGGCATCGGGGACGGTCACGGTGCTGCGCTACGAGGGCGTCAGCCTTTTCGCCGAGCTCCCCCGCATCGACGAACACTGGCCCGCGGTCGGCGACGCGCACCGGCCGGTGCTGGTCCTGTCGCTGCGCGGCCTGCCCGACGTGCCGTCCTCCGGCATGATCAAACTTCTCCGCCGCCGCGCCGCCGAGCTGGGTGACGCCGGCGGGCGGCTGATGCTCGCCGGCGTCGACCCGCACCTGCTGAGGATCCTGCGCGACACCGGCCTCGCGGACACCCTCGGCGACGACGGCATCGTCGCGGCCGACGGCCCGATCATGGCGCCGCTGGAACGGGCCGTGGCGCGGGCGGGCCGGTGGCTCGCCGATCGCGACGACCGCGGTTAG
- a CDS encoding alkyl/aryl-sulfatase, whose amino-acid sequence MPADFSDRTDFDNANRGLVARLEPGVIKAADGRVVYDADLYTAATTGDCPDTVHPSLWRQSRLTAIQGLFEVTGGIYQLRGIDLSNMTIVEGDTGVIVIDPLVSAEVSAAGLALYREHRGDRPVRAVIYTHSHIDHFGGVLGVVDAGTGVPIVAPAGFLQHAVSENVYAGTAMLRRGMYHTGMALPVSATGTLGVGLGPGTSTGTVGLLAPTLDITHTGQEETLDGVRIVFQMTPGTEAPSEMNFHFPQRRALCLSENVTHNLHNVLTLRGAEVRDARGWSRYINEAIELFDDDTDVAFASHHWPTWGRDDIVALLREQRDLYAFLHDQTLRLMNQGHIGSEIAEMIEMPPALDAAWHTHGYYGSVSHNVKAIYQRYLGWYDGNPAHLWQHPPEAAAARYVQVIGGVDATVARAREFADSGDLRFAAELAGHAVFADPEHAGAKALLAEVFTRLGHGSECGTWRNNYLTAAQELGGRLALADVSAAGMAAALTVTQLFDSLAIRIDGKRAWDTSASIRWHFSDTGDTYRMELSNGVLTHHPTGRTKDADLVVTLSRPQLLSLLGGAGTDGIRFDGDPKVFAMIASLTDQPDPGFAIVTP is encoded by the coding sequence GTGCCTGCGGATTTCAGCGACCGCACCGATTTCGACAACGCGAACCGGGGCCTGGTCGCGCGCCTGGAGCCGGGGGTCATCAAGGCCGCGGACGGCCGGGTGGTCTACGACGCCGACCTCTACACCGCGGCGACCACCGGCGACTGCCCGGACACGGTACATCCGAGCCTGTGGCGGCAGAGCCGGCTCACCGCGATCCAGGGCCTGTTCGAGGTGACCGGGGGCATCTACCAGCTACGCGGCATCGACCTGTCGAACATGACGATCGTCGAGGGCGACACCGGCGTGATCGTGATCGACCCGCTGGTGTCCGCGGAGGTGTCGGCGGCCGGGCTGGCGCTCTACCGCGAGCACCGCGGCGACCGGCCGGTGCGGGCGGTGATCTACACGCACTCGCACATCGATCACTTCGGCGGCGTCCTCGGCGTCGTCGACGCCGGCACCGGCGTGCCGATCGTGGCGCCGGCCGGATTCCTCCAGCACGCCGTGTCGGAGAACGTCTACGCCGGCACGGCGATGCTGCGCCGCGGCATGTACCACACCGGCATGGCGCTGCCGGTGAGCGCGACCGGCACGCTCGGCGTCGGGCTCGGCCCCGGCACGTCGACGGGCACGGTCGGCCTGCTCGCGCCCACCCTGGACATCACGCACACCGGCCAGGAGGAGACGCTCGACGGCGTGCGGATCGTCTTCCAGATGACGCCGGGTACCGAGGCGCCGTCGGAGATGAACTTCCACTTCCCGCAGCGGCGCGCCCTGTGCCTGTCCGAGAACGTCACCCACAACCTGCACAACGTGCTCACCCTGCGCGGCGCCGAGGTGCGCGACGCGCGCGGCTGGTCCCGCTACATCAACGAGGCCATCGAGTTGTTCGACGACGACACCGACGTGGCGTTCGCCTCCCATCACTGGCCGACCTGGGGCCGGGACGACATCGTCGCGCTCCTGCGGGAACAGCGTGACCTGTACGCGTTCCTGCACGACCAGACGCTGCGGCTGATGAACCAGGGCCACATCGGCAGCGAGATCGCCGAGATGATCGAGATGCCGCCCGCGCTGGACGCGGCGTGGCACACCCACGGCTACTACGGCTCGGTCAGCCACAACGTCAAGGCGATCTACCAGCGCTACCTCGGCTGGTACGACGGCAACCCCGCGCACCTGTGGCAGCACCCGCCCGAGGCCGCCGCCGCCCGCTACGTCCAGGTCATCGGCGGCGTCGACGCCACCGTGGCCCGGGCCCGCGAGTTCGCCGATTCCGGGGACCTCCGGTTCGCCGCCGAACTCGCCGGCCACGCCGTGTTCGCCGACCCGGAGCACGCGGGCGCCAAGGCGCTGCTCGCCGAGGTGTTCACCCGCCTCGGCCACGGGTCGGAGTGCGGCACCTGGCGCAACAACTACCTCACCGCCGCGCAGGAACTGGGTGGCCGCCTCGCGCTCGCCGACGTCAGCGCGGCGGGAATGGCGGCCGCCCTCACCGTCACCCAGCTCTTCGACAGCCTCGCCATCCGCATCGACGGCAAACGCGCCTGGGACACCTCCGCATCGATCCGCTGGCACTTCAGCGACACCGGCGACACGTACCGGATGGAGCTGTCCAACGGCGTGCTCACCCACCACCCGACCGGCCGGACCAAGGACGCCGACCTCGTCGTCACCCTCAGCAGGCCGCAGCTGCTGAGCCTGCTCGGCGGCGCGGGCACCGACGGCATCCGGTTCGACGGCGACCCGAAGGTCTTCGCCATGATCGCGAGCCTCACCGACCAGCCCGACCCCGGCTTCGCGATCGTCACCCCGTAG
- a CDS encoding MFS transporter: protein MSEKKRRRLVLAICCTSIFLVGLDTTAVNVALPSIGQELRLGVRELEWVVDAYTLVLAGLLITSGALADRVGRRRVFRIGLVLFAAGSVGCAVAPGLEVLVAARALQGVGGSMLSPVALAIVVGVITDPRERAQAIGVWAAVFGLSMAAGPVLGGALIAGSGWRAVFWINLPIIAIVLVLSAVYVPESRSPRPRRLDLPGQVLLSILVATTVAVLIEAPREGWGYVVIAVAALAFVRVEACRDEPLMELGLFRRLPFAAAVCGAVVIFVAFSVTLLLGTLYLQQVRGLSPIAAGAFTLPMAVAATVCAPLSGYLVGRVGPRLPLRLAGVCTAIAGALLVGLDDRTAPAVLLTAYLFAGMGVGFANAPITNTAVGGLPPARSGVAGGIASTARQIGTALGVALAGGLVAGSGAGGLAAATRPGWMLVAACGAVLLLVAQASPVNRVESRRHAATTG from the coding sequence GTGAGCGAGAAGAAGCGTCGACGGCTGGTACTGGCGATCTGCTGCACCAGCATCTTCCTGGTGGGGCTGGACACGACGGCGGTCAACGTGGCGCTGCCGTCGATCGGGCAAGAGCTGCGGCTCGGCGTACGGGAACTGGAATGGGTCGTCGACGCGTACACGCTGGTGCTGGCCGGCTTGTTGATCACCTCGGGTGCGCTGGCCGACCGGGTCGGCCGGCGGCGGGTGTTCCGGATCGGGCTGGTGTTGTTCGCGGCGGGGTCGGTCGGCTGCGCGGTGGCGCCGGGCCTGGAGGTGCTGGTCGCGGCGCGGGCGTTGCAGGGTGTCGGCGGGTCGATGCTCAGCCCGGTGGCGCTGGCCATCGTGGTGGGCGTGATCACCGATCCCCGGGAGCGCGCGCAGGCCATCGGGGTCTGGGCGGCGGTGTTCGGGCTCAGCATGGCGGCCGGGCCGGTGCTCGGCGGTGCGCTGATCGCGGGGTCGGGGTGGCGGGCGGTGTTCTGGATCAACCTGCCGATCATCGCGATCGTCCTGGTGCTGAGCGCGGTGTACGTGCCGGAGTCGCGCTCGCCGCGGCCACGGCGGCTGGACCTGCCCGGCCAGGTGCTGCTGAGCATCCTGGTGGCGACGACGGTCGCGGTCCTCATCGAGGCGCCGCGGGAGGGCTGGGGGTACGTCGTGATCGCCGTCGCCGCGCTCGCCTTCGTACGGGTCGAGGCGTGCCGGGACGAGCCGTTGATGGAGTTGGGCCTGTTCCGGCGGCTGCCGTTCGCCGCGGCGGTGTGCGGCGCGGTGGTGATCTTCGTGGCGTTCAGCGTCACGCTGCTGCTCGGCACGCTCTACCTGCAACAGGTGCGGGGGCTGAGCCCGATCGCGGCCGGCGCGTTCACCCTGCCGATGGCGGTCGCGGCCACCGTCTGCGCGCCGCTGTCCGGGTACCTGGTGGGCCGGGTGGGTCCGCGCCTGCCGCTGCGGCTGGCCGGGGTCTGCACCGCGATCGCCGGCGCTCTGCTGGTCGGGCTCGACGACCGGACCGCGCCGGCGGTGCTGCTGACCGCGTACCTGTTCGCGGGGATGGGTGTCGGTTTCGCGAACGCGCCGATCACCAACACCGCGGTCGGCGGGCTGCCGCCGGCGCGGTCCGGGGTGGCCGGCGGGATCGCGTCGACCGCGCGGCAGATCGGCACGGCGCTCGGCGTCGCCCTGGCCGGCGGCCTGGTCGCGGGGTCCGGCGCGGGCGGCCTCGCCGCGGCGACCCGTCCGGGGTGGATGCTGGTCGCGGCCTGCGGGGCGGTCCTGCTGCTGGTCGCGCAGGCCTCACCGGTGAACAGGGTCGAGAGCCGGCGGCACGCCGCTACTACGGGGTGA
- a CDS encoding helix-turn-helix transcriptional regulator, giving the protein MDPSLAELLAGIGPRLRRIRRDRGLTLDDLATATGLSVSTLSRLESGKRRPTLDLLIPLARAHRMALDHLIGAPPTGDSRAHLTPHRTEPRTGNPSVVVPLTAYPGRLQAFKQILGTGTGTGPPERVTHPGHAWFYVLSGEVRLLLGDRELLLGPGDTADFDTAEPHWFGPAADRPAEILHLYGPHGDRPRPGDQ; this is encoded by the coding sequence ATGGACCCCTCCCTCGCGGAGCTGCTCGCCGGCATCGGCCCCCGCCTGCGCCGCATCCGCCGGGACCGCGGTCTCACCCTCGACGATCTGGCCACCGCCACCGGCCTGTCGGTCAGCACGCTCTCCCGCCTGGAGTCCGGCAAACGCCGCCCCACGCTGGACCTGCTGATCCCGCTGGCCCGGGCACACCGCATGGCCCTGGACCACCTGATCGGCGCCCCGCCCACCGGCGACTCCCGCGCGCACCTGACCCCGCACCGCACCGAGCCCCGGACCGGCAATCCCAGCGTGGTGGTGCCGCTGACCGCGTACCCCGGCCGCCTACAGGCCTTCAAGCAGATCCTCGGCACCGGCACCGGCACCGGCCCGCCGGAGCGGGTGACCCACCCCGGACACGCCTGGTTCTACGTCCTCTCCGGCGAGGTGCGCCTGCTGCTCGGCGACCGCGAGCTGCTGCTGGGTCCCGGCGACACCGCCGACTTCGACACGGCCGAGCCACACTGGTTCGGCCCGGCCGCCGACCGGCCCGCCGAGATCCTGCACCTGTACGGCCCGCACGGCGACCGCCCCCGTCCCGGAGATCAGTGA
- a CDS encoding phosphotransferase: MAGVAEVEVVVAHKARTTLRVGDVFLKIDADQVLTDVEVDAMAIAPIPTPEILWRKPPVLAIAAVPGKALGRLGEPSTASPAAWAAAGAAVRRLHDAPLPPWPGRRLDEIAAQLDGECAWLVTSGVLPADLVNRNREVAEAALRPWKPVFIHGDLQITHVFVDGDEVTGVIDWSEAARGDALFDLAILTLGHEERLDDLLAGYGTDVDVDVIRGWWSLRSLTAIRWLVEHGFDPASPGCEFDVLRARM, encoded by the coding sequence ATGGCGGGCGTGGCAGAGGTTGAGGTTGTGGTCGCCCACAAAGCACGCACGACGCTGCGCGTCGGTGACGTGTTCCTGAAGATCGACGCCGATCAGGTGCTCACCGACGTCGAGGTCGATGCGATGGCCATCGCGCCGATCCCGACGCCGGAGATCCTGTGGCGCAAACCGCCCGTGCTCGCGATCGCCGCCGTACCGGGAAAGGCCCTCGGCCGCCTCGGCGAGCCGTCGACCGCGTCGCCCGCGGCGTGGGCCGCGGCGGGTGCGGCCGTCCGCAGGCTGCACGACGCGCCGCTGCCGCCGTGGCCCGGACGGCGCCTCGACGAGATCGCCGCGCAGCTCGACGGCGAATGCGCGTGGCTCGTCACCAGCGGCGTCCTGCCCGCCGACCTGGTCAACCGCAACCGCGAGGTCGCCGAGGCCGCGCTGCGGCCGTGGAAACCGGTGTTCATACACGGCGACCTCCAGATCACCCACGTCTTCGTCGACGGTGACGAGGTCACCGGCGTGATCGACTGGTCCGAGGCGGCCCGGGGCGATGCCCTGTTCGACCTCGCCATCCTGACGCTCGGGCACGAGGAGCGCCTCGACGATCTCCTCGCCGGCTACGGCACGGACGTCGACGTCGACGTGATCCGCGGCTGGTGGTCGCTGCGAAGCCTGACCGCGATCCGCTGGCTGGTCGAACACGGCTTCGACCCGGCCTCGCCGGGCTGCGAGTTC